In one Cronobacter dublinensis subsp. dublinensis LMG 23823 genomic region, the following are encoded:
- the sppA gene encoding signal peptide peptidase SppA codes for MRTLWRIIAGFFKWTWRLLNFIRELVMNLLFLVLVLVGVGVWMQFNSGPSEPGRGALLLDISGVVVDKPSVNNKLGALGRQLFGASSDRLQENSLFDIVNAIRQAKDDRNITGIVLDLKDFAGADQPSMQYIGKALREFRDAGKPVYAIGESYSQGQYYLASFANKIWLSPQGTVDLHGFATNGLYYKSLLDKLKVTTHVFRVGTYKSAVEPFIRDDMSPEARDADSRWIGELWQNYLGTLAANRQVPASQIFPGAQAMIAGLEAAGGDTAKYALDNKLVDELASSAAIDKALVKQFGWSDKDKDFRAVSIYDYPVNKPSEQGESIAVVFANGAIMDGEETPGNVGGDTTAAQIRDARLDPKVKAIVLRVNSPGGSVTASETIRQELAAAKEAGKPVVVSMGGMAASGGYWISTPASYIVANPSTLTGSIGIFGVINTVENSLDAIGVHTDGVATSPLADVAVTKALPPEVQKLMQITIENGYQRFIGLVAQSRHKTPQQIDQIAQGHVWTGEDAKQNGLVDSLGDFDDAVKKAAELAKLKTWHLDFYQDEPSFVDMVFANLTGSVHAMLPQALQAWLPAPFADAALAAKKEGDKLAAFNDPQNRYAFCLTCGDVR; via the coding sequence ATGCGTACCCTTTGGCGAATTATTGCCGGATTCTTTAAGTGGACCTGGCGCCTGCTCAACTTCATCAGAGAGCTGGTGATGAATCTGCTGTTTCTGGTGCTGGTGCTGGTGGGCGTCGGCGTCTGGATGCAGTTCAACAGCGGCCCGTCGGAGCCGGGGCGCGGCGCGCTGCTGCTCGATATCAGCGGCGTGGTGGTGGATAAACCGTCGGTCAATAACAAACTCGGCGCGCTGGGACGTCAGCTGTTCGGCGCAAGCTCCGATCGCTTACAGGAAAACTCGCTGTTCGATATCGTTAACGCGATTCGCCAGGCGAAAGACGACCGCAATATTACCGGTATCGTGCTGGATCTGAAGGATTTCGCCGGGGCCGATCAGCCGTCGATGCAGTATATCGGTAAGGCGCTGCGCGAATTCCGCGACGCCGGTAAGCCGGTCTACGCCATTGGCGAAAGCTACAGCCAGGGCCAGTACTATCTCGCGAGCTTCGCCAACAAGATTTGGCTCTCGCCGCAGGGCACCGTCGACCTGCACGGTTTCGCCACCAATGGCCTCTATTACAAGTCGCTCCTCGACAAGCTGAAAGTGACGACCCATGTGTTCCGCGTCGGCACCTATAAATCAGCCGTCGAGCCGTTTATCCGCGACGATATGTCGCCGGAAGCGCGCGATGCCGATAGCCGCTGGATTGGCGAGCTGTGGCAGAACTATCTCGGCACGCTCGCGGCTAACCGCCAGGTACCGGCAAGCCAGATATTCCCAGGCGCGCAGGCGATGATCGCAGGTCTTGAAGCCGCTGGCGGCGACACCGCGAAATACGCGCTCGACAACAAGCTGGTGGATGAACTGGCGAGCAGCGCGGCTATCGACAAGGCGTTGGTAAAACAGTTCGGCTGGAGCGACAAGGATAAAGATTTCCGCGCGGTCAGCATTTACGACTACCCGGTGAATAAGCCGTCCGAACAGGGCGAAAGCATTGCCGTGGTCTTCGCTAACGGCGCCATCATGGATGGCGAAGAAACGCCGGGGAATGTCGGCGGCGACACCACCGCCGCGCAGATCCGCGACGCGCGTCTTGATCCGAAAGTGAAAGCGATTGTGCTGCGGGTGAACAGCCCCGGCGGCAGCGTGACTGCCTCTGAAACCATCCGTCAGGAACTGGCGGCGGCGAAAGAAGCCGGTAAACCAGTCGTGGTTTCAATGGGCGGCATGGCGGCCTCGGGCGGCTACTGGATCTCAACACCTGCAAGCTACATCGTGGCAAACCCAAGTACGCTGACGGGGTCTATCGGCATCTTTGGGGTAATCAACACGGTGGAAAACAGCCTCGATGCGATTGGCGTGCATACTGACGGCGTGGCGACCTCGCCGCTCGCGGATGTCGCCGTGACCAAAGCGCTGCCGCCGGAAGTGCAGAAGCTGATGCAGATAACCATCGAGAACGGCTATCAGCGCTTTATCGGTCTGGTCGCGCAGTCGCGTCACAAAACGCCGCAGCAAATTGACCAGATTGCCCAGGGCCACGTCTGGACGGGTGAAGACGCGAAGCAAAACGGGCTGGTGGATAGCCTCGGCGATTTCGACGACGCCGTGAAAAAAGCCGCGGAGCTTGCGAAGCTGAAAACCTGGCATCTCGATTTTTATCAGGATGAACCGAGCTTTGTGGATATGGTGTTCGCCAACCTGACTGGCTCCGTGCACGCGATGCTGCCGCAGGCGCTGCAGGCGTGGCTTCCTGCTCCGTTTGCTGACGCGGCGCTGGCGGCGAAAAAGGAAGGCGATAAACTTGCCGCCTTTAACGATCCGCAAAACCGTTACGCCTTCTGCCTCACCTGCGGCGACGTGCGATAA
- the ansA gene encoding asparaginase: MQKKSIYVAYTGGTIGMQRSEHGYIPVSGHLQQQLAQMPEFHRPEMPDFTIHEYAPLMDSSDMTPQDWLHIADDIKAHYDEYDGFVILHGTDTMAFTASALSFMLENLSKPVIVTGSQIPLAELRSDGQINLLNSLYVAANYPISEVTLFFNNRLYRGNRTTKAHADGFDAFASPNLPPLLEAGIHIRRLNTPPAPHGHGELRVHPITPQPIGVVTIYPGISADVVRNFLRQPVRALILRSYGVGNAPQNGEFLEELKEACSRGIVVVNLTQCMSGKVNMGGYATGNALAHAGVISGFDMTVEATLTKLHYLLSQGLEPQAIREAMMRNLRGELTPDE, translated from the coding sequence ATGCAAAAGAAATCGATCTACGTTGCCTATACCGGCGGCACCATCGGTATGCAGCGCTCCGAACACGGCTATATCCCCGTTTCCGGCCATCTCCAGCAGCAGCTGGCGCAGATGCCGGAATTCCACCGCCCCGAAATGCCGGATTTCACCATCCATGAATATGCGCCCCTGATGGACTCCTCCGATATGACGCCGCAGGACTGGCTGCATATCGCAGACGATATCAAGGCGCATTACGATGAGTATGACGGCTTCGTGATCCTGCACGGCACCGACACGATGGCGTTCACCGCCTCGGCACTGTCGTTTATGCTGGAGAACCTGAGCAAGCCGGTGATTGTGACCGGCTCGCAGATCCCGCTGGCGGAGCTGCGCTCCGACGGCCAGATCAACCTGCTGAACTCGCTCTATGTCGCGGCGAACTATCCGATTAGCGAAGTGACGCTGTTTTTCAATAACCGACTTTATCGCGGCAACCGCACCACCAAAGCGCACGCCGACGGCTTCGACGCTTTCGCCTCCCCTAACCTGCCGCCGCTGCTCGAAGCGGGTATTCATATTCGCCGCCTGAATACGCCGCCAGCTCCGCACGGCCACGGCGAGCTGCGCGTACATCCGATCACGCCGCAGCCTATCGGCGTGGTGACGATTTATCCGGGCATCTCCGCCGACGTGGTGCGCAACTTTCTGCGCCAGCCGGTACGGGCGCTTATCCTGCGCTCCTACGGCGTAGGCAACGCGCCGCAGAACGGCGAATTTCTGGAAGAGCTTAAAGAGGCGTGCTCGCGCGGGATTGTAGTGGTCAACCTGACGCAGTGTATGTCCGGCAAAGTGAACATGGGCGGCTACGCCACCGGTAACGCGCTGGCGCACGCGGGCGTTATCAGTGGGTTCGACATGACCGTCGAGGCGACGCTGACCAAACTGCATTATCTGTTAAGTCAGGGGCTGGAGCCGCAGGCGATCCGCGAGGCGATGATGCGTAACCTGCGCGGCGAACTGACCCCGGACGAATAA
- the msrB gene encoding peptide-methionine (R)-S-oxide reductase MsrB, which translates to MANQNSQDDLKHTLTEMQFYVTQNHGTEPPFTGRLLHNKRDGVYHCLVCDAPLFNSQTKYDSGCGWPSFYEPVSEEAIRYLNDYSHGMQRIEIRCGSCDAHLGHVFPDGPQPTGERYCVNSASLSFTDEDDGEQIKG; encoded by the coding sequence ATGGCCAATCAAAACTCCCAGGACGATTTAAAACATACCCTGACGGAAATGCAGTTTTACGTCACCCAGAATCACGGCACCGAACCGCCGTTTACCGGGCGTCTGCTGCATAACAAACGTGATGGCGTCTACCACTGTCTGGTGTGCGATGCGCCGCTGTTTAATTCGCAAACCAAATACGATTCCGGCTGCGGCTGGCCGAGCTTTTACGAGCCGGTGAGCGAAGAGGCTATCCGTTATCTCAACGACTACTCGCACGGCATGCAGCGCATTGAGATCCGCTGCGGCAGCTGCGACGCGCATCTGGGCCACGTGTTCCCGGATGGCCCGCAGCCGACTGGCGAGCGCTACTGTGTCAATTCCGCCTCGCTCAGCTTCACCGACGAGGACGACGGCGAGCAGATCAAAGGCTGA
- the pncA gene encoding bifunctional nicotinamidase/pyrazinamidase yields MTSRALLLVDLQNDFCAGGALAVAEGDSTVDIANAMIGWCQPRGVPVLASQDWHPAGHGSFASAQHAEPFTQGTLDGLPQTWWPDHCIQQSDGAALHPLLNDKAIEQRFYKGENPTIDSYSAFFDNGHRQKTPLDAWLRAHGVDELIVMGLATDYCVKYTVLDALNLGYTVNVITDGCRGVNLTPQASMLAFQEMAASGATLFTLDDWRETQA; encoded by the coding sequence ATGACTTCACGCGCCCTGCTGCTGGTCGATTTGCAAAACGATTTTTGCGCCGGCGGCGCGCTGGCGGTCGCGGAAGGCGATAGCACGGTGGATATCGCCAACGCGATGATTGGGTGGTGCCAGCCGCGCGGCGTGCCGGTGCTGGCAAGCCAGGACTGGCATCCGGCCGGACACGGCAGCTTCGCCTCGGCGCAGCACGCCGAGCCGTTCACGCAAGGCACGCTCGACGGCCTGCCGCAGACCTGGTGGCCCGATCACTGCATTCAGCAGAGCGACGGCGCCGCGCTGCATCCGCTGCTCAACGATAAAGCGATTGAACAGCGCTTTTATAAAGGGGAAAACCCAACTATCGACAGCTACAGCGCGTTTTTCGATAACGGGCATCGTCAGAAAACGCCGCTGGATGCGTGGCTACGCGCGCATGGCGTGGATGAGCTTATCGTGATGGGGCTTGCGACCGATTACTGTGTGAAATACACCGTGCTGGACGCGCTGAACCTCGGGTATACGGTGAACGTCATTACCGACGGCTGTCGGGGCGTTAACCTGACGCCGCAGGCCAGTATGCTGGCGTTTCAGGAGATGGCGGCGAGCGGCGCCACGCTGTTCACGCTGGACGACTGGCGCGAAACGCAGGCGTAA
- a CDS encoding YeaC family protein: MNLEDLISSMTPEVYERLATAVELGKWPDGVALTPEQKENSLQLVMLWQMRHNTNPQHMTIGTDGQLVMKSKQQLKAEFGIQSQPIATLKPQ, translated from the coding sequence ATGAACCTTGAAGACCTGATTAGCAGCATGACGCCGGAAGTGTATGAGCGCCTCGCGACCGCCGTGGAACTCGGGAAATGGCCCGATGGCGTGGCGTTAACGCCGGAGCAGAAAGAGAACAGTCTGCAACTGGTAATGCTCTGGCAGATGCGCCACAACACCAATCCGCAGCACATGACCATCGGCACCGACGGTCAGCTGGTGATGAAAAGCAAGCAACAGCTCAAGGCAGAATTCGGCATTCAGTCACAGCCCATCGCGACGCTGAAACCGCAATAA
- a CDS encoding NAD(P)H nitroreductase, whose translation MDALEMLVNRRSASRLAEPAPTGDALENILRAGLRAPDHGTLQPWRFFVIEGEGRERFSALLENAAIADGQDEKAIDKARNAPFRAPLIITVVAHCQEHHKVPRWEQVVSAGCAVMAMQMAALAQGFNGIWRSGPFTDNPRVREAFDCREQDQIVGFLYLGTPQLKASTTINLPDTAPFVRYF comes from the coding sequence ATGGATGCATTAGAGATGCTGGTCAACCGCCGCAGCGCCTCGCGGCTCGCCGAGCCTGCGCCCACTGGCGACGCGCTGGAAAACATTCTGCGCGCGGGCCTGCGCGCCCCGGATCACGGCACGCTCCAGCCGTGGCGTTTCTTTGTTATCGAAGGGGAAGGGCGCGAGCGCTTCAGCGCGCTGCTGGAAAACGCCGCCATCGCCGACGGTCAGGATGAAAAAGCAATCGACAAAGCCCGCAACGCGCCGTTTCGCGCGCCGCTTATCATCACCGTCGTCGCGCATTGCCAGGAGCACCATAAAGTGCCGCGCTGGGAGCAGGTGGTCAGCGCCGGTTGCGCGGTCATGGCGATGCAAATGGCGGCGCTCGCCCAGGGCTTTAACGGCATCTGGCGCAGCGGCCCGTTCACCGACAACCCGCGGGTGCGCGAGGCGTTTGACTGCCGCGAGCAGGATCAGATAGTCGGTTTTCTCTATCTCGGCACCCCGCAGCTGAAGGCGTCCACCACCATTAACCTGCCCGACACCGCCCCCTTCGTGCGTTATTTCTGA